One genomic segment of Paenibacillus xylanexedens includes these proteins:
- a CDS encoding PQQ-binding-like beta-propeller repeat protein produces MFNIHKRQMNKEWKRRARRPIIAGITVGMLMVHGVIGVLPSQAHAEASDVSIRNWYSYQRITVPELKPSWTAKVDNYLNMNETYVGVNAIAEEGKVFTFAGSKLIALDATTGKRLWTYGKELTPYITYQSGILYGLTIDHKPYALNAKTGKAKWQSGTSTWIDTYNRTEALIPTVDTLYVIKGSTTFALDIQSGKLRWEADEPLGEGNGTEYLRESNGVVLRTFFVQGALTSLQLNAYDKKTGKKLWGHFGQGEAIQIKDGLVYSADYYSSMLENDDSSPERKWKVNAYNLKTGVLKGSQEYKWTMPGDPPYVNGYGGIFSNKDKLYILQGDKIAEYSLTSSNPGTAPLRTFHRPYGENMVWLGVTQERLIFKNGNTGELTGIKLANSQEVQWHGDAPVSQIDVYGKGMYRAQRNGTLLVLNMMSGQSVFRVSTGGDLHNTTLKTNGMIIIQAEGKLLGVKLPASLK; encoded by the coding sequence ATGTTCAATATACATAAACGTCAAATGAATAAGGAATGGAAAAGAAGAGCAAGAAGACCCATCATTGCAGGCATTACTGTCGGAATGCTGATGGTTCACGGCGTTATCGGCGTGTTGCCATCGCAGGCACATGCTGAAGCATCGGATGTATCCATCCGTAACTGGTATTCGTATCAACGAATCACTGTACCTGAACTGAAACCTTCTTGGACAGCGAAAGTAGATAACTATCTGAATATGAACGAGACGTATGTTGGAGTTAATGCCATCGCAGAAGAAGGCAAAGTATTCACGTTTGCTGGATCGAAGCTGATTGCACTCGATGCGACAACAGGTAAACGGCTGTGGACTTACGGCAAAGAACTGACTCCTTATATTACCTATCAAAGCGGGATTCTCTACGGACTGACCATTGATCACAAGCCATATGCCTTGAATGCGAAGACAGGCAAAGCAAAATGGCAGTCAGGCACATCCACCTGGATTGATACGTATAACCGTACGGAAGCTCTGATTCCAACGGTGGATACCCTCTACGTGATTAAGGGGAGTACAACGTTTGCACTGGATATCCAGTCAGGCAAACTGCGCTGGGAAGCAGATGAACCATTAGGTGAAGGTAATGGTACTGAGTATCTGAGAGAATCTAATGGTGTGGTGCTGAGAACCTTTTTTGTCCAAGGGGCACTTACATCCTTACAGCTTAATGCATATGACAAGAAAACGGGCAAGAAGCTATGGGGTCATTTTGGTCAGGGGGAAGCTATTCAGATCAAAGACGGTCTTGTATACTCAGCGGACTACTATTCTTCGATGTTGGAAAATGACGATTCTTCACCAGAACGCAAATGGAAAGTGAATGCGTACAATCTGAAGACCGGTGTGTTAAAAGGAAGTCAGGAGTATAAGTGGACCATGCCGGGGGATCCACCGTATGTGAATGGGTATGGAGGGATATTTTCCAATAAAGACAAACTATACATTCTACAAGGGGATAAGATAGCGGAGTATTCGTTGACCTCAAGCAATCCAGGAACCGCGCCACTTCGAACTTTTCACCGTCCTTACGGCGAAAATATGGTATGGCTTGGCGTTACACAGGAAAGGTTGATCTTCAAAAACGGAAACACGGGAGAACTTACAGGCATCAAGCTGGCTAATAGTCAAGAGGTCCAGTGGCATGGTGATGCCCCCGTTTCTCAGATTGATGTTTACGGCAAAGGGATGTATCGAGCACAACGTAACGGCACACTGCTTGTCCTCAACATGATGTCGGGTCAGTCGGTCTTCCGCGTCTCCACCGGTGGAGATCTGCACAACACGACGTTGAAGACAAACGGAATGATCATCATCCAAGCCGAAGGCAAACTTCTCGGCGTTAAGCTGCCAGCGTCGCTGAAATAA
- a CDS encoding class I SAM-dependent methyltransferase, translating to MEFSVKQLFDKVAQDYDVQRKQLIPCFDDFYGMALDLMKSPLDSPRILDLGAGTGLLSGLVLQKYPNARLTLIDISDQMLEGARRRFADANQVQYVIGDYSKYDFTSSYDMIISSLSIHHLPHADKKKVFDSVHKLLEPGGCFINADQVQGRTPDTDTYYRQRWLEAIHQSGLSEEAISASIERRKVDINATLEDQLVWLEEAGFRVADCMYKYLDFAVFYAQK from the coding sequence ATGGAATTCTCAGTAAAGCAGCTGTTTGATAAGGTAGCCCAAGATTATGATGTGCAGCGAAAGCAGCTTATCCCTTGTTTTGATGATTTTTATGGAATGGCTCTGGATCTAATGAAAAGCCCGCTCGATTCTCCACGTATTCTTGATCTGGGTGCAGGAACGGGACTGCTCTCCGGATTGGTCCTGCAAAAGTATCCCAACGCGCGATTAACCCTGATCGATATTAGTGATCAAATGCTCGAAGGAGCACGTCGAAGATTTGCTGATGCAAACCAAGTACAGTATGTGATCGGGGATTACTCCAAGTACGATTTCACCAGTTCCTACGATATGATTATTTCCTCCCTGTCTATTCACCATCTGCCCCACGCTGACAAGAAAAAGGTGTTTGACTCTGTACACAAGTTGTTAGAACCAGGTGGATGCTTCATCAACGCAGATCAAGTTCAGGGAAGAACCCCCGATACGGACACCTATTACCGCCAGCGCTGGTTAGAAGCGATTCATCAAAGTGGTTTGTCTGAGGAAGCCATCTCGGCTTCAATAGAAAGACGCAAGGTGGATATCAATGCCACGCTGGAGGATCAATTGGTGTGGTTGGAGGAAGCGGGGTTTCGCGTGGCAGATTGCATGTACAAATACTTGGACTTTGCAGTGTTTTATGCGCAAAAATAA
- a CDS encoding SDR family NAD(P)-dependent oxidoreductase, producing MTQENNIRTLQHKMDSGFNHNSTAEDVLRDMDLSGQLAIVTGGYSGLGLETTRALVNAGARVVVTARRPAVAKEALSGLEGVEIDALDLADLSSVRAFAERFLASDRNIDMLILNAGIMACPETRVGPGWEAQFATNHLGHFALTNLLWPALASQGGARVVSLASAGHHFSPIRWDDIQFEHGYEKFPAYGQSKTATILFSVELDRRGAEHGVRAFSVHPGGIMTPLQRHMPKEEMIALGWIDESGQVANPAFKTPEQGAATQVWAATSPQLEEKGGVYCEDCDISEMAPEDGGFYGVKKYAIDPEQAIRLWELSAKLTQTDIELS from the coding sequence ATGACACAGGAAAATAATATTAGAACTTTACAACATAAAATGGACTCTGGCTTCAATCATAACAGTACAGCGGAGGATGTATTGAGAGATATGGACTTGTCAGGACAGCTTGCTATTGTAACGGGTGGATATTCCGGCCTCGGGTTGGAGACGACACGTGCGCTTGTTAATGCGGGAGCCCGTGTAGTGGTGACTGCGCGTCGTCCAGCGGTTGCGAAGGAAGCACTTTCGGGTCTGGAAGGTGTTGAAATAGATGCATTGGACCTTGCTGATTTATCCAGCGTTCGTGCTTTTGCCGAGCGGTTTCTGGCGAGTGATCGGAACATTGACATGCTGATTCTTAATGCGGGCATCATGGCTTGCCCGGAGACGCGGGTTGGTCCTGGCTGGGAAGCTCAATTTGCAACAAATCATCTGGGACACTTTGCCCTGACTAATCTGTTATGGCCAGCACTCGCAAGTCAGGGGGGAGCACGTGTTGTTTCCTTGGCATCAGCGGGACATCATTTCTCACCTATTCGTTGGGATGACATCCAATTTGAACATGGCTATGAGAAATTCCCTGCCTATGGACAGTCCAAAACAGCAACGATTTTATTCAGTGTTGAGCTGGATCGTCGAGGTGCAGAGCACGGCGTACGGGCTTTCTCAGTTCATCCAGGCGGAATTATGACACCACTACAGCGTCATATGCCAAAAGAGGAAATGATTGCTCTGGGCTGGATTGATGAATCTGGACAAGTGGCCAACCCTGCGTTCAAAACACCTGAGCAGGGGGCAGCGACGCAGGTCTGGGCAGCAACCTCTCCTCAGCTTGAGGAAAAAGGCGGTGTCTACTGCGAGGATTGTGACATCAGTGAAATGGCTCCTGAGGATGGAGGTTTCTATGGGGTCAAGAAGTATGCTATCGACCCCGAGCAAGCTATTCGTTTATGGGAGCTATCGGCCAAGCTGACTCAAACAGACATAGAACTCTCATAA
- a CDS encoding methyl-accepting chemotaxis protein: MKFKKKIGTVRNRLVASFLIVLLLPSLVIGGFAYFTAKQQVDTQLANMANTDISLVSSMVNQYIQAKQSDVGLLAESITSTTPEAALKAYTNNHSEVESAIFVNNDGQHVYASSSQSKPGNDKSLESEFYSKAMADPGQVVLTEPFTSEQSGNTVVTLAKASIDSKSVVAVTLDLSTLQEIVGQIKIGDNGFVVIFGANGSMIVTPPWGTEGSQGEDAANGSATPLNSSSDAEQDTAQGDGGPGTTMFEGDSGQIAQSSPEGETRQLVYITNQLTGWKIAGDRSPIEIVQAAKPIWNNTLMVISVFALLGIGMTILIVRSITKPLKTLNDVSEEVSRGDLTQSAAIHSNDELGQLGDAFNLMVGSLNSIVSEVKNSSNQLVTASEQLSANAGQSATATGHIAETIEQMAEGADRQVALVEASLRTIHHVAEQIGRIANNASATALATEHVAEKSKEGGQAINGAVAQMGTIHHSVNRVSDGINHLVQTSLEIGQIIKVISDISRQTNLLALNASIEAARAGEHGKGFAVVAREVGTLAEQAADSAKQVTTLIGSINEGIQHADQSMVEAIGEVSKGMNVMNTAGQLFDEITLSVDTVNSKASEVSTMADNIVQETSHVVAKIEDISHVSRETAEGAQTVSAATEQQLASMQEINSFSSYLARMASRLQELTEKFKI, translated from the coding sequence ATGAAATTCAAGAAAAAAATCGGTACGGTCAGGAACCGTCTGGTAGCATCATTTTTAATCGTATTGTTGCTTCCCAGTCTGGTTATCGGAGGATTCGCCTATTTTACCGCTAAACAGCAAGTAGATACACAACTAGCCAACATGGCCAACACCGACATATCGCTCGTTAGCAGCATGGTCAACCAATACATACAAGCTAAACAATCAGATGTGGGTCTCTTAGCCGAATCCATTACATCTACAACTCCTGAAGCCGCATTAAAAGCCTATACAAATAACCATTCGGAGGTCGAATCAGCTATTTTTGTTAACAACGACGGACAGCATGTGTACGCTTCTTCCAGTCAGAGCAAGCCGGGCAACGATAAATCTCTGGAGAGCGAATTCTATTCAAAGGCGATGGCTGATCCAGGACAGGTTGTTCTGACAGAGCCGTTCACTTCGGAACAGTCGGGTAACACGGTAGTCACCTTAGCGAAAGCGTCTATTGACAGCAAGTCAGTCGTCGCCGTAACCCTTGATTTAAGCACTCTGCAAGAGATTGTAGGCCAGATCAAAATTGGAGATAACGGCTTTGTCGTCATTTTTGGCGCGAATGGCTCTATGATCGTAACTCCGCCATGGGGAACTGAAGGTTCTCAGGGTGAGGATGCGGCAAATGGTAGTGCAACACCGCTCAACTCTTCTTCCGATGCAGAACAAGACACCGCTCAAGGTGATGGAGGACCCGGGACAACGATGTTTGAGGGCGACTCCGGCCAAATTGCGCAAAGCTCTCCTGAAGGAGAGACACGTCAGCTCGTCTATATTACCAATCAGCTTACGGGCTGGAAAATCGCAGGGGATCGCTCGCCGATCGAGATCGTGCAAGCAGCCAAACCCATTTGGAACAATACATTAATGGTCATCTCCGTGTTTGCCCTGCTAGGGATAGGGATGACAATCCTGATCGTGCGTTCGATCACCAAACCGCTCAAAACATTAAATGATGTATCTGAGGAAGTCAGTCGGGGAGATTTGACCCAAAGCGCAGCCATTCATTCAAATGATGAACTCGGTCAGTTGGGGGATGCCTTCAACCTTATGGTCGGTTCCCTGAATTCCATTGTATCCGAGGTGAAGAATTCATCTAATCAACTGGTCACTGCTTCGGAACAGTTATCCGCTAATGCGGGACAAAGTGCAACGGCAACAGGGCATATCGCTGAAACGATTGAACAGATGGCGGAAGGCGCTGACAGACAGGTCGCGCTGGTTGAAGCAAGTCTGCGTACTATTCATCATGTGGCGGAACAAATTGGTCGTATCGCAAATAACGCCTCAGCAACAGCTTTAGCTACAGAACATGTTGCAGAGAAATCAAAGGAGGGTGGGCAGGCTATCAATGGCGCTGTGGCGCAAATGGGAACTATCCACCATTCTGTCAACCGTGTGTCGGATGGCATTAACCATCTGGTTCAGACTTCGTTGGAGATCGGGCAAATTATCAAGGTGATCTCGGACATCTCCCGTCAGACCAATTTACTGGCTTTGAATGCGTCCATTGAAGCTGCACGGGCAGGTGAGCATGGTAAAGGCTTTGCTGTTGTAGCCAGAGAAGTAGGTACACTCGCGGAGCAAGCTGCTGATTCAGCGAAGCAAGTCACCACACTAATTGGCAGCATTAACGAAGGAATCCAGCATGCAGATCAATCCATGGTTGAGGCAATTGGTGAAGTCTCCAAAGGGATGAACGTAATGAATACGGCGGGCCAGCTCTTTGACGAAATCACCTTGTCCGTGGATACGGTGAACAGCAAAGCCAGCGAAGTGTCCACCATGGCCGATAATATCGTTCAAGAAACCTCCCATGTGGTGGCGAAAATCGAGGACATTTCTCATGTCTCGCGGGAAACGGCCGAAGGAGCGCAAACAGTATCTGCCGCAACAGAGCAACAGCTTGCTTCCATGCAAGAGATCAACTCATTTTCTTCTTATCTGGCCCGCATGGCATCACGTCTTCAGGAACTCACAGAAAAGTTCAAAATCTAA
- the murB gene encoding UDP-N-acetylmuramate dehydrogenase codes for MQGEKIMNIFEHQIPLEKVKFNEPLKNHTFIKIGGNADILIHPTTIDEITKIVEIANLHQLPLTVIGKGSNVIIKDGGIRGVTISLSHFDQIKVNEDSMIAQSGVDIIDVSRLALEHSLTGLEFACGIPGSTGGALYMNAGAYGGQIADVVERATVITKDGAVLEIPREEMKFGYRNSLFKMDHYIILEAEFGLKKGNKEDIASKMKELTFLRESKQPLEFPSCGSVFKRPEGHFAGKLIQDCNLQGTRIGGAEISMKHAGFIVNVDHATAQDYMDLIQFIQKKVYDTFQVDLETEVIFLGE; via the coding sequence ATTCAGGGAGAGAAAATCATGAATATTTTTGAGCATCAGATACCTTTGGAAAAAGTGAAATTCAATGAACCACTAAAAAATCACACGTTTATTAAAATAGGTGGCAACGCAGATATTCTCATCCATCCAACAACGATAGACGAAATCACTAAAATCGTGGAAATTGCCAACTTACATCAGTTACCTCTGACGGTCATTGGAAAAGGCTCAAACGTCATTATTAAAGACGGGGGCATCCGGGGAGTAACGATTTCTCTTAGCCACTTCGATCAAATTAAAGTGAATGAGGACAGCATGATTGCTCAAAGCGGCGTTGATATCATTGATGTATCCAGACTTGCTTTGGAGCATAGCTTGACCGGTTTGGAGTTTGCTTGTGGCATTCCTGGCAGCACGGGGGGCGCACTTTACATGAATGCGGGTGCTTATGGCGGTCAGATCGCCGATGTTGTGGAACGTGCGACTGTGATCACCAAAGACGGTGCAGTGTTGGAGATTCCGCGAGAAGAGATGAAGTTTGGTTATCGAAATAGTCTCTTCAAGATGGATCACTATATCATACTGGAGGCCGAATTCGGGCTCAAAAAAGGAAACAAGGAAGATATTGCAAGCAAAATGAAGGAATTAACGTTCCTAAGAGAATCCAAGCAGCCGCTTGAATTCCCCTCTTGTGGAAGTGTATTTAAACGACCCGAAGGACATTTTGCCGGTAAACTGATTCAGGATTGTAACTTGCAGGGCACTCGCATCGGAGGCGCTGAAATCTCCATGAAGCATGCAGGTTTCATCGTAAATGTGGATCACGCTACTGCCCAGGATTATATGGATCTGATCCAATTTATTCAGAAGAAAGTATATGATACGTTCCAAGTTGACTTGGAAACCGAAGTAATCTTTCTGGGAGAATAG
- a CDS encoding DUF817 domain-containing protein has protein sequence MKSLIQLLHFGYHQAMSCIFPVAIFGTLALSSVIPIPFLHRYDAILLVLLAVQYLMYRSGLETKDEIKVICVFHIIGLVLEIYKVWMGSWSYPEQAYSKILGVPLYSGFMYASVASFMCQVWRRLRMDMTGWPGFAPSMLLGAAIYINFFTHHFMPDFRWWLTALVFIVFWKTWIIYRVRATTYRMPLSLAFIIVGFFIWTAENIATFFNAWKYPDQHDAWQLVSFSKISSWFLLVIISVIIVAQLKYVKANRTADDPKSR, from the coding sequence TTGAAATCTCTAATACAACTACTTCATTTTGGCTATCATCAGGCAATGAGCTGCATATTTCCCGTAGCGATCTTTGGAACACTGGCACTGTCCAGCGTAATTCCTATTCCTTTCCTTCATCGATATGATGCCATTCTGCTCGTATTGCTTGCTGTGCAGTACCTAATGTATCGAAGCGGCTTGGAAACCAAGGATGAAATCAAGGTCATCTGTGTATTTCACATTATTGGCCTGGTGCTAGAAATCTATAAAGTATGGATGGGATCATGGTCATACCCTGAGCAAGCATACAGCAAAATCCTGGGTGTCCCTCTTTATAGTGGATTCATGTATGCAAGTGTAGCCAGTTTTATGTGTCAGGTGTGGCGAAGACTGCGGATGGACATGACCGGATGGCCTGGTTTTGCACCTTCGATGCTGCTCGGAGCAGCCATCTATATTAACTTTTTCACTCATCATTTTATGCCCGATTTTCGCTGGTGGCTGACGGCGCTTGTATTTATTGTCTTCTGGAAAACCTGGATTATTTACCGGGTAAGAGCAACGACCTATCGAATGCCCTTATCGCTTGCTTTTATCATCGTTGGTTTCTTCATTTGGACTGCTGAGAACATCGCTACATTTTTCAATGCCTGGAAATACCCTGATCAGCATGATGCCTGGCAACTGGTTAGCTTTAGCAAAATTAGTTCGTGGTTCCTGCTGGTCATCATCAGTGTCATCATCGTTGCGCAGCTCAAATATGTGAAGGCCAATCGAACCGCAGATGATCCAAAGTCCAGGTAA
- a CDS encoding YojF family protein, with translation MQPIKPQDIQLRINNLADQDLYVHLELTSGAYAQHMDSTKHPASAFITNAAIRYTQGSISGTGPYRVGLKTTQGWLYAEGLTHIDEQEQERLILAGHDSQGKLVVALQLSREMF, from the coding sequence ATGCAACCGATTAAACCTCAAGACATTCAGCTCCGGATCAATAATCTTGCTGATCAGGACTTATACGTACATCTAGAACTTACGTCAGGTGCTTACGCACAACACATGGACAGTACAAAACATCCAGCATCGGCATTCATTACTAATGCGGCCATACGATATACGCAGGGGTCCATTTCAGGTACAGGTCCATACCGTGTTGGTCTGAAAACAACGCAGGGATGGCTTTACGCCGAAGGACTTACACATATTGATGAGCAGGAACAAGAAAGACTGATTCTCGCCGGTCACGACAGCCAGGGTAAACTAGTTGTGGCGTTACAATTAAGCCGAGAGATGTTCTGA
- the bshB2 gene encoding bacillithiol biosynthesis deacetylase BshB2, with the protein MNTTHNEHERILVVYPHPDDEAFSVSGTLAKYIDGGAHVTYACLTLGEMGRNMGIPPFANRVTLPGIRKQELIEASEAIGIQDLRMLGFHDKMLEFEDPQLLEDTIMSLLKELNPTLVITFYPGYSVHPDHDATGAAVIRTIAKLPVDERPIVHCVAFANNQEQYIGKPDVFVDVSEFLDRKMASIRAHRSQFQAAELVGNRELNNEEIKKRFGRETFWTYPFE; encoded by the coding sequence ATGAATACTACACACAACGAGCATGAGCGCATCTTGGTGGTGTATCCACATCCAGATGATGAAGCTTTCTCTGTATCGGGAACGTTAGCCAAATACATAGATGGCGGTGCCCATGTAACCTATGCTTGTCTAACACTTGGCGAGATGGGGCGCAATATGGGGATTCCTCCATTTGCCAACCGAGTGACGTTGCCTGGCATCCGTAAACAGGAACTCATCGAAGCTTCTGAAGCGATTGGTATTCAGGACCTGAGAATGCTGGGTTTCCACGATAAAATGCTGGAGTTCGAAGACCCACAGTTACTGGAAGATACCATCATGTCGCTACTTAAAGAGTTGAACCCCACGCTGGTCATTACGTTCTATCCGGGGTACAGTGTTCATCCCGATCATGATGCAACGGGAGCCGCTGTTATACGTACAATCGCTAAACTTCCTGTGGATGAACGTCCGATTGTTCACTGCGTTGCGTTCGCTAATAATCAGGAACAGTACATTGGCAAACCGGATGTATTTGTTGACGTATCCGAATTTTTGGATCGAAAAATGGCGTCCATTCGTGCCCATCGTTCACAATTCCAGGCAGCAGAGCTTGTAGGAAATCGTGAGCTGAATAATGAAGAAATCAAGAAACGTTTTGGCAGAGAAACATTTTGGACCTATCCATTTGAATAA
- a CDS encoding right-handed parallel beta-helix repeat-containing protein, translated as MSNPWAGLSVFNSCKKSRVTGFIFLIGMMMLLLSLPHGAVIASSGHRDLIPLQPMIDRSAPGEVIVLASGRYSGPVTIDKNITIQGDPTVIVVNEETTSTITIQSDGVKLRGFTIEHNANEQTAAIQVEGKNSEITDFHIQTQGYGMIIRNSSQATIQRNNITWAGADSASSGQKGNGIDLYNSHDSFIEANEITGMRDGIYLENSRKSTVQNNRLLHTRYGIHCMYIDGSSVMDNIGEENMTGAMIMGVKNTVISGNSFRKQSTNVHSQGILLYDVHQSSIHNNVVEGNRVGMNIAESSGNEIHDNAVLRNFVGIQLVLAEANEFTRNQLVSNVIEASALDSPNNVLMENYWDSFQGLDLNRDGISEISYAINPFYEQLVSRNSAYQLFFQSPGMVFLSELFTEGREQWTTDKSPRMSMDTESDLHMSVESATDSNVVWLFGLILLGMATFIIIYMGVLRK; from the coding sequence ATGAGTAATCCTTGGGCAGGCTTGAGTGTATTCAACAGTTGTAAGAAGAGTCGGGTTACGGGTTTCATTTTTCTAATCGGAATGATGATGCTCCTGCTATCCCTTCCACACGGTGCAGTCATTGCCTCCTCCGGACATCGTGATCTCATTCCCCTTCAGCCTATGATTGACCGTTCTGCGCCAGGAGAAGTCATTGTACTTGCATCAGGTCGATATTCAGGCCCTGTAACGATTGATAAGAACATCACCATTCAGGGTGATCCTACGGTCATAGTCGTGAATGAGGAAACCACTTCTACAATAACTATTCAGTCGGATGGGGTGAAGTTAAGGGGGTTTACGATTGAGCATAATGCGAATGAACAGACCGCAGCGATTCAGGTTGAAGGGAAAAACAGTGAAATCACGGATTTTCATATTCAGACCCAAGGGTATGGGATGATCATCCGGAATTCGAGTCAGGCAACGATTCAGCGGAACAACATTACGTGGGCCGGGGCTGATTCTGCTTCCAGTGGCCAGAAGGGCAATGGCATTGATCTGTACAACTCCCATGATAGCTTCATTGAAGCCAATGAGATCACTGGCATGAGGGATGGAATCTATCTGGAAAACAGTCGCAAGTCTACGGTGCAAAATAACAGGCTGTTACATACAAGGTACGGCATCCACTGTATGTACATTGACGGCTCTTCTGTCATGGACAATATCGGAGAGGAGAACATGACAGGTGCCATGATTATGGGCGTCAAGAATACGGTCATATCGGGCAATTCTTTTCGCAAACAGAGTACTAATGTTCATTCTCAAGGGATTTTGTTGTATGACGTGCATCAATCCTCAATTCACAACAATGTGGTGGAGGGTAATCGTGTCGGCATGAATATTGCAGAGTCATCGGGCAATGAGATCCATGACAATGCGGTGCTTCGGAATTTTGTTGGCATACAGCTTGTTCTGGCAGAAGCTAATGAGTTTACACGTAACCAATTGGTGTCTAATGTCATTGAAGCTTCGGCGCTGGATAGCCCGAATAATGTCCTGATGGAGAACTACTGGGACTCCTTTCAGGGGCTCGATCTGAATCGGGATGGGATCAGTGAAATATCCTATGCCATCAATCCTTTTTATGAGCAACTGGTCAGTCGAAATTCAGCGTATCAGCTCTTTTTCCAATCACCGGGTATGGTCTTTCTGAGTGAGTTGTTTACAGAAGGCAGAGAACAATGGACTACCGACAAATCGCCACGAATGAGTATGGATACGGAATCTGATCTGCACATGTCAGTAGAAAGTGCTACAGATTCCAATGTGGTGTGGTTGTTCGGGTTAATTCTGTTGGGTATGGCAACTTTTATAATCATCTATATGGGGGTATTACGAAAATGA
- a CDS encoding nitrous oxide reductase accessory protein NosL, giving the protein MNKSLNRRWTFLMVLMFGMVLLSACGTKYAALPINEDVDICAICKMQVKDDAYATQLTTKDGQNYKFDDIGCMNQWKTENGTDNIGMDYVRDYNDKEWIEYSKATYVYDASLRTPMAYGILNFKDKPSAEAFIAEQGVGTIMTAEDLASHDWKQNTENMDMMGEHGHDEHGHGEEGDGNEMHQEGEMKEESGH; this is encoded by the coding sequence ATGAACAAAAGCTTGAACAGAAGATGGACATTCCTCATGGTACTTATGTTTGGCATGGTGCTGTTAAGCGCTTGCGGAACAAAATACGCGGCATTGCCGATCAATGAAGACGTGGATATCTGTGCGATCTGTAAAATGCAGGTGAAGGACGATGCATATGCAACACAGCTCACTACGAAAGACGGCCAAAATTACAAGTTCGATGATATCGGCTGCATGAACCAGTGGAAAACAGAAAATGGCACAGATAACATCGGCATGGACTATGTACGTGACTATAATGACAAGGAATGGATTGAATACAGCAAAGCCACGTATGTATACGACGCTTCATTGCGTACACCTATGGCCTATGGAATTCTTAACTTTAAGGACAAGCCCTCGGCTGAAGCTTTCATTGCAGAGCAAGGTGTAGGAACCATTATGACCGCTGAGGATCTTGCCTCTCATGACTGGAAACAGAACACAGAGAATATGGACATGATGGGTGAACATGGGCATGATGAGCACGGACATGGTGAAGAAGGAGACGGTAACGAGATGCATCAGGAAGGTGAGATGAAAGAAGAGTCAGGCCACTAA
- a CDS encoding ABC transporter permease — MSDMIQIARREVKMGFRNPWAYSFLILFCTFSLSLLLLNSQNLVEGYSGTTGSMLNLILYLLPLMTLFLGSFSLTSEKEDGSWQLLSTYPIGTMSFIVGKYLGLSIVLITIVAFGYGLMGVISGVIGNPLDAVTYLLFLAFSCGLVLLFLTLALFIGSLSRNRWQALTISVTVWFFAVIGWPTLLLSVLGLMPYLWVKPLLIILTLINPAELVRLFVVIKLGGGSILGPEYYRWVEWVQQPSGSWIFIGICLFWIAFSVLAVYAIWERGRSHG; from the coding sequence ATGTCAGATATGATACAGATTGCAAGACGAGAAGTGAAAATGGGATTTCGCAATCCTTGGGCGTATTCGTTTCTGATCCTTTTTTGCACATTTAGCTTAAGCTTGTTACTTCTGAATTCGCAGAATCTGGTTGAAGGATATTCGGGCACAACAGGTTCGATGTTGAATCTCATTCTTTACCTCTTACCATTAATGACGCTGTTCCTCGGTTCCTTCTCACTAACATCCGAAAAGGAAGACGGTAGCTGGCAACTGCTGTCCACGTATCCCATTGGCACGATGTCTTTTATTGTGGGCAAGTATCTTGGGCTGTCGATTGTTTTAATTACCATTGTTGCGTTTGGATACGGCCTGATGGGGGTTATTAGCGGAGTAATCGGGAATCCACTGGATGCCGTGACATATCTTCTCTTTCTGGCATTTTCTTGTGGACTGGTGTTGTTATTCCTGACGTTGGCGCTATTTATCGGTTCGTTGTCGCGCAATCGGTGGCAGGCGTTAACCATATCCGTGACCGTATGGTTTTTTGCAGTCATTGGATGGCCGACCTTATTGCTCTCTGTGCTGGGACTGATGCCTTATCTATGGGTGAAACCGCTGCTGATTATACTAACGCTCATCAATCCGGCCGAGCTGGTGCGATTGTTTGTAGTCATCAAACTGGGAGGCGGCTCCATTCTTGGACCAGAATATTATCGATGGGTGGAGTGGGTGCAACAACCAAGTGGCAGTTGGATCTTCATCGGGATATGCCTATTCTGGATTGCCTTCTCTGTCTTGGCGGTATATGCGATCTGGGAGAGGGGGCGTTCTCATGGATAA